CATTACAACTCATCGTTGTGTTCCTACCATTTACTCGCCGTATATTTGGAATCACAACACTATCACTAAGCATGTGGGTTATTATCATTGGATTAGTTTTACTTCCGGTTTTAATTGTTGAAACCTCAAAAATTATTAAACGTAAACAATCATAATAAAAACGCCTATGAAATTCATAGGCGTTATTTTTATGGAATAAGCTCGATTAATTCTTCAAGAAGCTTAATTTCTTTTTTTATATCTTCAAAAAATGTTTGATCAATTTCTCTAAACATCTTTAAGTCAAATGTATCAACTCTTGTGTCTAGGGCAACATAAGCTTTATGATCTTGAAAAGCAAACATAACTCTTCTTGCTGTATTATTAAATTCAATAAGCTTTTCTATAAAAGCTGGTTTTAATAAATAAAATGCTGAGTGTTGAGATTCTGAATAAACATCAAATGTTTTATTAAATGCCATTGATTCTAAATCTACTCTTACCATAGAGTTAAACCAATTAAATCCAAAACTTCTATTTGGCATAATATATACATTACTTTCAAATTTCTTTTCAAAATCAATGATAAAAAATCTTCCTTGAAAAACAGTAACAACCGTTGTATGCTTTCCACTACGTCTAACATCTTGAAGTTTTACATCAGCACTTTCAAAATTTTTGCCTTTTATTTGTCCTGATATATAATCTTCACTATAATATCTATCTTCTTTTTTTAAAATCTTTGAATCATAAACAGATTCTCGCTCAAATCCTTTTTTTGGATCATAAAATACTCCAGCTATTTCTTGTTCAATAATCTTCTTAACATGAACTGATTTAAACTCAGTAGATAATTTTTTAAATTTAGCTCCTGAATAAGCCGAAATTAATCCGCCGGCTAAAAATCCAATAGCCATCACTGGATTTGCCATAAATCCAATAAATGAAATAACAACTAATACTAGCCCAATGGCTGCCCATGCTTCATATGTCTTTTTTAACTTATTTATGCTTTTTAGATCCATTTGACTTAACAACCTTTACCCAATTATTACTTACATTTACTTTTTTAATACTTGCTATAAATTTCCCAAATTGTGAAAACCCAAATTCTTTATAATTAAAATCTTTAAATGACTCTTCTAATTCAAGTTTTAATTGTGTTAATAACATCTTATCATTTACTTGTTTTGAAACAAT
The sequence above is drawn from the Mariniplasma anaerobium genome and encodes:
- a CDS encoding DUF3137 domain-containing protein, with the translated sequence MDLKSINKLKKTYEAWAAIGLVLVVISFIGFMANPVMAIGFLAGGLISAYSGAKFKKLSTEFKSVHVKKIIEQEIAGVFYDPKKGFERESVYDSKILKKEDRYYSEDYISGQIKGKNFESADVKLQDVRRSGKHTTVVTVFQGRFFIIDFEKKFESNVYIMPNRSFGFNWFNSMVRVDLESMAFNKTFDVYSESQHSAFYLLKPAFIEKLIEFNNTARRVMFAFQDHKAYVALDTRVDTFDLKMFREIDQTFFEDIKKEIKLLEELIELIP